The Armatimonadota bacterium genome includes a window with the following:
- a CDS encoding hypothetical protein (possible pseudo, frameshifted) produces the protein MWHSPYTVVLRRVILACLIAFLIPSRGSYAAGPAPSGEDYLTALASALSEMDTGNLIGANQFLTSAFALRRDEPLAYLARGVLLLQCGAYTQAEAAFQDAAKLGGDSSLCAFGLALSRLGLRDFAAASQALAGITAPEDADEAAIARAYVALLAGHKVDLDRLNAQDPRLRLMKAFSDLSAGKTPDPGLLDVPWAEPSGPALDRGVTMGLDRAEPLMPVAGSSELRAIAGPVRPGGTLAGTVRLRADAARTPEAALFLFYVGDRLLGVVNSPPFEMSWDTTRFPNGVHRVTIRGQDLNGVVVGEVSSDVMVANLAPEVGRPLQGSAAERILRAIRESLRLRPNATWAQFRLGEMHQAAGRRSEAMLCYARILAFRPSYRDVQQRWRALARFTASAPVWKGNAGTQSVALTFDDGPNEGTPALLRQLEKLRIRGTFFLVGSQARKRPDLVRAIAEAGHELACHSETHRSLAEMDREEIIRELFGPIAAVQEATGRVPRFFRPPGGHLNTEGRKVAAEFGLTPVMWSANCGPYEGGPVSGMEQYVASAASGSVVLMHNCETTTLEALPGIVQRLRSRGLTPGRLADVLR, from the coding sequence GTGTGGCATAGTCCATATACCGTGGTGCTGAGACGCGTCATTCTGGCCTGCCTGATCGCCTTCCTCATCCCCTCTCGCGGGAGCTATGCCGCTGGCCCCGCTCCTTCCGGGGAGGATTACCTCACGGCGCTTGCTTCCGCCCTGTCCGAGATGGACACCGGCAACCTCATAGGCGCCAACCAGTTCCTGACCTCGGCGTTCGCGCTGCGCAGAGACGAACCGCTGGCCTATCTGGCTCGGGGTGTTCTGTTGCTCCAGTGCGGAGCATATACGCAGGCGGAGGCAGCCTTCCAGGATGCCGCGAAGCTGGGCGGCGACAGCTCGCTGTGCGCCTTTGGTCTGGCTCTTTCCCGGCTGGGACTGCGGGACTTCGCGGCAGCCTCACAAGCGCTGGCGGGAATCACTGCGCCGGAGGACGCGGACGAGGCGGCGATCGCGCGGGCCTATGTGGCTCTGCTTGCCGGCCACAAGGTGGATTTGGACCGGCTGAACGCCCAGGATCCCCGATTGCGGCTGATGAAGGCGTTTTCCGACCTGTCCGCCGGCAAGACTCCAGACCCCGGCTTGCTGGATGTGCCGTGGGCCGAGCCGTCCGGTCCGGCCCTGGACCGCGGCGTGACGATGGGACTGGACCGTGCTGAGCCCCTTATGCCAGTGGCCGGTTCTTCCGAGCTGAGGGCCATCGCGGGACCGGTCCGCCCCGGCGGAACGCTCGCGGGCACGGTGCGCCTGCGAGCCGACGCTGCCCGGACCCCCGAAGCCGCCCTGTTTCTGTTCTATGTCGGGGATCGCCTGCTGGGGGTGGTGAACAGTCCACCGTTCGAGATGTCGTGGGACACCACCCGGTTTCCCAACGGGGTTCATCGGGTGACCATCCGCGGTCAGGATCTGAATGGCGTGGTGGTGGGCGAGGTCTCGAGCGATGTGATGGTCGCCAACCTTGCGCCCGAGGTCGGCCGGCCTCTTCAGGGCTCGGCGGCCGAGAGGATTCTGCGGGCCATCCGCGAGAGTTTGAGGCTCCGCCCGAACGCCACCTGGGCGCAGTTCCGTCTGGGGGAGATGCATCAGGCGGCGGGACGCAGGAGTGAAGCGATGCTCTGCTATGCCCGCATCCTTGCCTTCCGTCCGAGCTACCGGGATGTGCAGCAGCGTTGGAGGGCGCTTGCGCGCTTCACAGCCTCCGCACCGGTCTGGAAGGGGAACGCAGGAACGCAGAGCGTCGCGCTCACTTTCGACGATGGGCCGAACGAGGGCACGCCTGCCCTTCTGCGGCAGCTGGAAAAGCTGAGGATACGCGGGACTTTCTTCCTGGTGGGCTCCCAGGCCAGAAAACGCCCAGATCTCGTCCGCGCCATCGCCGAGGCGGGCCACGAGCTGGCCTGTCATTCCGAGACCCACCGGTCCCTTGCGGAGATGGACCGCGAGGAGATCATCCGCGAGCTGTTCGGGCCCATCGCCGCCGTGCAGGAGGCGACGGGTCGCGTGCCCCGGTTCTTCCGTCCGCCTGGCGGACATCTCAATACAGAGGGGCGAAAGGTGGCGGCCGAGTTCGGTCTGACTCCCGTAATGTGGAGCGCAAACTGCGGACCGTATGAAGGAGGCCCGGTATCCGGGATGGAACAGTATGTGGCATC